From Aspergillus fumigatus Af293 chromosome 3, whole genome shotgun sequence, a single genomic window includes:
- a CDS encoding protein kinase domain-containing protein: MAAPNMPIRLSVHTGTQDGKHPQLPKGSQPTPPITPTISHGRSSPGVDTPSRSISPVPFSGGQLHDAVPSDHQNVTAPHKFSDELEFHYDSKGRKLEFGRGVWSVVYMASSRAPSIPAALSPPSSPASGSRVVAVKMPGRRDAPPVLDAEALALTRLSMVAGCADHIVPFHGYIADSHAIVMGAVPLALSAYIEEKASAAKKHMSTSTMFDPVQGMAEWHGLAKKLVAGLDWLHNGARMVHGDIKPNNFLLRPRPIANDLDSDEFPFEPLFADFSSAHPIGDCTSATEGTALTALTPPFTAPELLSISALKSPDVVPTPASDVFSLAVTLLAAATGDLLLYPGTSSMQRLAMAREGHQVIDFARSSQSGTRIPRKGIVEQIVKPAIAKDPSQRIDPADWLGLVVNTSFPSFIL; the protein is encoded by the coding sequence ATGGCGGCACCTAATATGCCGATTCGTCTTTCGGTCCACACTGGCACCCAAGACGGCAAGCACCCCCAGCTTCCAAAAGGGTCACAGCCAACCCCTCCAATTACCCCAACTATCAGTCATGGCCGCAGCTCGCCCGGAGTCGACACACCAAGTCGCTCAATATCTCCTGTGCCCTTTTCAGGAGGACAGCTGCATGACGCCGTACCATCTGACCATCAGAATGTAACTGCGCCACACAAGTTCTCTGACGAATTGGAGTTCCACTATGACTCCAAGGGCCGCAAGTTGGAGTTTGGCCGTGGCGTTTGGAGCGTCGTGTACATGGCTTCCTCCCGCGCACCTTCCATCCCAGCTGCACTGAGCCCTCCAAGCTCGCCCGCATCAGGAAGCCGCGTGGTGGCCGTTAAAATGCCTGGGCGACGCGATGCGCCCCCAGTGCTTGACGCCGAGGCCCTAGCGCTGACCCGTCTGAGCATGGTTGCTGGTTGCGCGGACCATATCGTGCCATTCCACGGCTACATTGCCGATTCTCATGCCATCGTCATGGGCGCTGTGCCGCTTGCCCTCTCAGCCTATATTGAAGAAAAGGCTAGTGCAGCCAAGAAGCACATGTCCACCAGTACGATGTTTGACCCCGTTCAAGGCATGGCCGAATGGCACGGTCTCGCGAAGAAGCTTGTCGCGGGACTCGATTGGCTTCATAACGGCGCTCGAATGGTCCATGGTGATATCAAACCTAACAATTTTCTATTGCGCCCCCGCCCTATTGCCAACGACCTGGATTCCGACGAATTCCCCTTTGAGCCGCTCTTCGCAGACTTTTCCTCTGCGCACCCCATCGGCGACTGCACCTCCGCAACCGAGGGCACGGCCCTGACAGCCCTGACGCCACCATTCACCGCCCCCGAACTCTTGTCCATCTCGGCGCTCAAGTCCCCTGACGTCGTCCCGACTCCAGCGTCAGACGTCTTCTCTCTCGCAGTGACTCTCCTCGCAGCTGCGACGGGAGATCTCTTACTCTACCCGGGCACAAGCAGCATGCAGCGTCTTGCCATGGCCCGTGAAGGCCATCAAGTCATTGACTTTGCTCGTTCGAGCCAGAGTGGCACTCGCATCCCGAGAAAGGGCATAGTCGAGCAGATTGTCAAGCCAGCCATTGCTAAGGATCCGTCCCAGCGCATCGATCCTGCCGACTGGCTGGGGCTGGTGGTGAACACCAGTTTTCCCTCCTTCATTCTCTGA
- a CDS encoding putative endosome-associated ubiquitin isopeptidase (AmsH) produces MASHAPTPGMGASPPQSVEKITRIAQDYEYNPLIPLRNWLRTASTLLREARIYEREGHDEQTYLLLFRHAQLVLVNLANHPDAKDEKYRKALMEAEKDVRINLGKLEALKPRINKRYEHYVQLMRERQARTSHQETTSSKQVQPYDPALAGVVEPLEAGKNRDLAVQLARTEISRRATVRKALRQAGVPQEEEQSRRTAGVWNNWEIATDKDGPGMDNDLSRRIQNVRLNIDQQTHANARPQQLKPAEPSTSTYSYPSVPRTKPLEPLPSASTNVSRDGNSLRLEAPLPPPKERFGSSHPSFTDGATPPLLPDKVSSTPAPAVPEKGQPLAAGGNSRPDLNPSSFTFKPSAYLENGTPLRTVWLPPDLRTHFLAIAGPNTRRNLETCGILCGTLISNALFVSRLLIPEQTATSDTCETVNESAIFDYCDSEDLMVLGWIHTHPTQTCFMSSRDLHTHCGYQVMLPESIAIVCAPSKSPDWGVFRLTDPPGLKTVLNCTQSGLFHPHAEANIYTDALRPGHVYEAKGLEFETVDLRPKGSRG; encoded by the exons ATGGCTTCGCATGCACCCACACCGGGCATGGGGGCGTCACCACCTCAGAGCGTGGAGAAGATCACACGGATTGCGCAAGACTACGAGTACAACCCCCTTATACCGCTACGAAACTGGTTGAGGACCGCGTCCACGCTCCTCAGAGAG GCTCGAATATACGAACGGGAAGGCCATGACGAGCAAACATACCTACTGTTATTTCGACATGCGCAACTAGTACTCGTGAACCTAGCAAACCACCCCGATGCTAAAGATGAAAAGTACAGAAAGGCTCTCATGGAGGCCGAGAAGGACGTACGGATCAATCTAGGGAAATTAGAGGCGCTGAAACCCCGGATCAATAAACGATATGAGCATTACGTCCAGTTGATGCGCGAACGTCAAGCTCGGACTTCGCATCAGGAAACAACCTCGTCGAAGCAGGTGCAACCATATGACCCCGCGTTGGCGGGAGTAGTCGAACCTTTGGAGGCAGGGAAGAACAGAGATTTGGCAGTGCAGCTTGCACGGACAGAGATCAGCCGGAGGGCAACCGTCAGGAAAGCCTTGCGTCAGGCTGGTGTGccacaagaagaggagcaaaGCCGGCGTACGGCGGGTGTCTGGAACAACTGGGAAATTGCAACGGATAAAGATGGACCTGGGATGGACAATGACCTGAGCCGCCGGATTCAAAATGTGAGACTCAACATCGACCAGCAAACTCATGCGAACGCTCGTCCGCAGCAATTGAAGCCTGCAGAGCCATCAACTAGCACCTACAGTTATCCCTCCGTCCCCCGGACAAAACCGCTGGAGCCTTTGCCATCTGCGTCGACGAACGTGTCCCGAGATGGAAACAGCTTGCGCTTGGAAGCTCCATTGCCACCGCCAAAGGAGCGATTCGGATCAAGTCATCCGTCATTTACTGACGGAGCGACCCCGCCACTACTGCCCGACAAGGTCTCGTCGACCCCGGCCCCGGCTGTTCCAGAGAAGGGACAGCCGTTGGCAGCTGGCGGAAACTCACGTCCAGACCTGAACCCCTCCAGCTTCACATTCAAGCCGTCGGCATATCTAGAGAATGGGACACCGCTGCGCACCGTGTGGCTACCTCCCGATCTACGAACGCATTTTTTGGCCATAGCGGGCCCTAACACGCGACGCAACCTAGAGACGTGCGGCATCCTGTGCGGAACTTTGATTTCGAACGCACTATTTGTCTCTAGGCTGCTTATTCCAGAACAAACGGCGACGTCAGACACATGCGAAACCGTAAACGAGTCTGCGATCTTTGACTACTGCGATTCCGAGGATTTGATGGTGTTAGGCTGGATCCATACGCACCCCACACAGACTTGTTTTATGAGTTCGAGGGACCTTCACACGCATTGTGGATACCAGGTGATGCTCCCTGAGAGCATCGCGATTGTTTGTGCGCCAAGTAAATCCCCTGATTGGGGTGTGTTCCGACTGACTGATCCCCCGGGGCTTAAGACGGTCCTGAACTGCACGCAGAGTGGGCTATTTCATCCCCATGCGGAAGCTAATATTTACACCGATGCGCTGCGACCTGGGCACGTCTATGAAGCCAAAGGGTTGGAATTTGAGACTGTGGATCTTCGTCCAAAGGGATCCCGGGGTTGA